Proteins from a genomic interval of Phenylobacterium sp. LH3H17:
- a CDS encoding RNA-binding protein, whose translation MNAPATLAEAARERRDIVSGEVMDEARLLRFVAGPGAIVVPDLARKLPGRGLWVEATRAGVEAAAKKGLFSRAAKTKLAAGPGLADQVETLLRKRLLDGLGLAKRAGDLISGYEKVAASLSAGRTAWLIEAADGAPDGRRKILNVARKSPKPVEVFGLFGVEELGLALGGENVIHTAFLAGRGADRWTFDVRRLSGFSPLTPESWREEKPSEAGGT comes from the coding sequence TTGAACGCCCCCGCAACCCTGGCGGAAGCCGCTCGCGAGCGTCGCGACATCGTCTCGGGCGAGGTGATGGACGAGGCGCGCCTGCTGCGCTTCGTCGCCGGACCGGGGGCCATCGTGGTTCCCGACCTGGCGCGCAAGCTGCCGGGACGGGGGCTATGGGTCGAAGCGACGCGGGCGGGGGTCGAGGCCGCGGCCAAGAAAGGCCTGTTCTCGCGGGCCGCCAAGACCAAGCTGGCGGCCGGGCCGGGCCTGGCCGATCAGGTCGAAACCCTGCTGCGGAAACGCCTCCTGGACGGCCTGGGCCTTGCCAAGCGGGCCGGAGATCTTATCTCGGGCTATGAGAAGGTCGCCGCCAGCCTGAGCGCCGGCAGGACCGCCTGGCTGATCGAGGCCGCCGATGGCGCGCCGGACGGCCGGCGCAAGATTCTGAATGTGGCCCGCAAGTCACCCAAGCCGGTCGAGGTCTTCGGACTCTTCGGCGTCGAGGAATTGGGTTTGGCCTTGGGGGGCGAGAATGTGATACACACCGCCTTCCTTGCGGGGCGCGGCGCCGATCGTTGGACATTCGATGTCCGGCGCCTGTCCGGCTTCAGCCCGCTTACTCCTGAGAGTTGGCGCGAGGAAAAGCCTTCTGAGGCGGGCGGAACCTAA
- a CDS encoding helix-turn-helix domain-containing protein has protein sequence MAKEPDAAPNPVDLHVGLRIRLRRKEMGVSQERLAEAIGLTFQQVQKYERAANRVSASKLYEMARALKTTIAYFYEGLPEGDAVGLEAVEARPGAQAFLLTAEGLELADTFPKIRRARVRRRILDLVRAMVEEEDEA, from the coding sequence ATGGCCAAGGAACCCGACGCTGCCCCCAACCCGGTCGATCTGCATGTGGGTCTGCGCATTCGACTGCGCCGGAAGGAGATGGGCGTCAGCCAGGAAAGGCTCGCCGAGGCCATCGGCCTGACCTTCCAGCAGGTGCAGAAGTACGAGCGCGCCGCCAACCGGGTCTCGGCCTCCAAGCTCTATGAGATGGCCCGGGCGCTGAAGACCACCATCGCCTATTTCTACGAAGGCCTGCCCGAGGGCGACGCGGTGGGGCTGGAGGCCGTGGAAGCCAGGCCCGGCGCCCAGGCCTTCCTGCTCACCGCCGAGGGCCTGGAACTGGCCGACACCTTCCCCAAGATCCGCCGCGCCCGAGTGCGCCGGCGCATCCTCGACCTGGTGCGCGCCATGGTCGAGGAGGAGGACGAGGCCTAG
- the nusA gene encoding transcription termination factor NusA — protein sequence MSLTGISANRLELLQIAEAVAREKSIDKEIVIEAIEEAIQKGARSRYGAEHDIRVHIDPKTGETTVKRVVTIVDDGVSWDVEAGEEEPVGIMRLSDAKRVYKDAAVGKTYEEILPPFEFGRVQTQMARQVVTGKVREAERERQFEEFKDRVGEIVNGVVKRVEYGNTVVDLGRGEGIMRRDQSIPRENFNIGDRIRCYIYDVRRETKGPQILLSRAHGGFMAKLFAQEVPEVYDGVIEIRAVARDPGSRAKMAVVSNDSSIDPVGACVGMRGSRVQAVVAELQGEKIDIIQWSPDEATFIVNGLAPAEVSKVVMDEEDERVEVVVPDEQLSLAIGRRGQNVRLASQLTGWQIDIMTESQESERRQREFSERTQLFQEALDVDEVIAQLLVTEGFATVEDVAYVDASEIAAIEGFDEDTGEEIQARARDFLEKIAAEYDSKRTALGVEDALLEIEGVTLPMAVALGEGDVKSVEDLAGLIPDDLRGWFETKDGERVREKGILESFNMDPADAEALIMRARVAMGWVEAPEPVVEVEEEVEYNEAEAVFGQRPAAAVAPEADAEAVAEAEPDQPTEA from the coding sequence ATGAGCCTGACCGGCATCTCCGCCAACCGGCTTGAACTGCTCCAGATCGCCGAGGCCGTGGCCCGCGAAAAGTCGATCGACAAGGAGATCGTCATCGAGGCGATCGAGGAGGCGATCCAGAAGGGCGCGCGCTCGCGTTACGGCGCCGAGCACGACATCCGGGTCCATATCGATCCCAAGACCGGCGAGACCACCGTCAAGCGGGTGGTCACCATCGTCGATGACGGGGTGAGCTGGGACGTCGAGGCCGGCGAAGAGGAGCCGGTCGGCATCATGCGCCTCTCGGACGCCAAGCGCGTCTACAAGGACGCCGCGGTCGGCAAGACCTACGAAGAGATCCTGCCGCCCTTCGAGTTCGGCCGGGTGCAGACCCAGATGGCTCGCCAGGTGGTGACCGGCAAGGTCCGCGAGGCCGAGCGCGAGCGCCAGTTCGAGGAGTTCAAGGACCGGGTCGGCGAGATCGTCAACGGCGTGGTCAAGCGGGTCGAGTACGGCAACACCGTCGTCGACCTTGGCCGCGGCGAAGGCATCATGCGCCGCGACCAGTCGATCCCGCGCGAGAACTTCAATATCGGCGACCGGATCCGCTGCTACATCTACGACGTCCGTCGCGAGACCAAGGGCCCGCAGATCCTGCTCAGCCGCGCCCATGGCGGCTTCATGGCCAAGCTGTTCGCGCAGGAAGTTCCCGAGGTGTATGACGGCGTGATCGAGATCCGCGCCGTGGCCCGCGATCCGGGCTCGCGCGCCAAGATGGCCGTGGTTTCCAACGACAGCTCCATCGATCCCGTCGGCGCCTGCGTCGGCATGCGCGGCTCGCGCGTGCAGGCGGTGGTGGCCGAACTGCAGGGCGAGAAGATCGACATCATCCAGTGGAGCCCGGACGAGGCGACCTTCATCGTCAACGGCCTCGCCCCCGCCGAAGTCTCCAAGGTGGTGATGGACGAGGAGGACGAGCGCGTAGAGGTGGTGGTTCCCGACGAGCAGCTGTCGCTGGCCATCGGCCGTCGCGGCCAGAATGTCCGCCTGGCCAGCCAACTCACCGGCTGGCAAATCGACATCATGACCGAGAGCCAGGAAAGCGAGCGCCGCCAGCGCGAGTTCTCCGAGCGCACCCAGCTGTTCCAGGAAGCCCTGGACGTCGACGAGGTCATCGCCCAACTGCTGGTCACCGAGGGCTTCGCCACGGTGGAAGATGTCGCCTATGTGGACGCCTCGGAAATCGCGGCCATCGAAGGCTTCGACGAGGACACCGGCGAGGAAATCCAGGCCCGCGCTCGCGACTTCCTTGAGAAGATCGCCGCCGAATACGACTCCAAGCGCACGGCGCTCGGCGTCGAGGACGCCCTGCTGGAGATCGAGGGCGTCACCCTGCCCATGGCCGTGGCCCTGGGCGAAGGCGACGTGAAGTCCGTCGAGGACCTCGCCGGCCTGATCCCCGACGACCTGCGCGGCTGGTTCGAGACCAAGGACGGCGAGCGGGTGCGTGAGAAGGGCATCCTGGAAAGCTTCAACATGGACCCGGCCGACGCCGAGGCGCTGATTATGCGCGCCCGCGTCGCCATGGGCTGGGTCGAGGCGCCGGAACCCGTGGTCGAGGTCGAGGAAGAGGTCGAGTACAACGAGGCCGAGGCCGTGTTCGGCCAGCGTCCGGCCGCCGCGGTCGCGCCCGAAGCTGACGCCGAGGCGGTCGCCGAGGCCGAACCCGATCAGCCCACGGAGGCCTAA
- the ppa gene encoding inorganic diphosphatase, with protein sequence MDITKIPVGVNPPYDVNAIIEIPQGGEPVKYELDKESGAIFVDRFLHTAMYYPGNYGFIPHTLSDDGDPMDVLVVGPTPVVPGAVIRVRPIGTLMMVDEAGGDEKVLAVPVDKLHPFYAGVDSWRGLPTILTEQIAHFFQHYKDLEKGKSVEIVRWADPEETGELIRQGIERANAAGKGWKD encoded by the coding sequence ATGGACATCACCAAGATCCCCGTCGGCGTGAACCCGCCCTACGACGTCAACGCCATCATCGAGATCCCGCAGGGCGGCGAGCCGGTGAAGTATGAGCTGGACAAGGAATCCGGGGCGATCTTCGTCGACCGCTTCCTGCACACGGCCATGTACTATCCAGGCAATTACGGCTTCATCCCCCACACCCTGTCCGACGACGGCGATCCGATGGACGTGCTGGTGGTGGGTCCGACCCCGGTGGTGCCCGGCGCGGTGATCCGCGTGCGGCCGATCGGCACCCTGATGATGGTCGACGAGGCCGGTGGCGACGAGAAGGTCCTGGCCGTGCCGGTGGACAAGCTGCACCCGTTCTACGCCGGCGTGGATTCCTGGCGAGGCCTGCCGACCATCCTCACCGAGCAGATCGCCCACTTCTTCCAGCACTATAAGGACCTGGAAAAGGGCAAGTCGGTGGAGATCGTCCGCTGGGCCGATCCCGAGGAAACCGGCGAGCTGATCCGCCAGGGCATCGAACGCGCCAACGCCGCCGGCAAGGGCTGGAAGGACTAG
- the trmB gene encoding tRNA (guanosine(46)-N7)-methyltransferase TrmB has product MEETAHPLMRSYGRIKSRPIKPRQAALVETLLPQIRAPQVPFDPRELMPEAREVWLEIGFGGGEHMAAQAGRAAEVLIIGCEPFLNGVASAVRHVSEQGLKNVRIQDGDARELIAHLPDASLERVFILFPDPWPKARHHKRRILQPEVLEDLARVLKPGGRLRFATDVAGYADWALERVLASPHFEWQAERADDWRTPPADHITTRYEEKRLGDCAPVFFDFVRK; this is encoded by the coding sequence ATGGAAGAGACCGCCCATCCGTTGATGCGCTCCTACGGGCGCATCAAGTCGCGCCCGATCAAGCCGCGCCAAGCCGCCCTTGTGGAGACCCTGCTGCCGCAGATCCGCGCGCCGCAGGTCCCCTTCGATCCGCGCGAGCTGATGCCGGAGGCGCGCGAGGTCTGGCTGGAGATCGGCTTCGGCGGCGGCGAGCATATGGCGGCCCAGGCCGGCCGCGCGGCCGAGGTGCTGATCATCGGCTGCGAACCGTTCCTGAACGGGGTTGCCAGCGCCGTGCGCCACGTTTCCGAACAGGGCCTGAAGAACGTCCGTATCCAGGACGGCGACGCGCGCGAGCTGATCGCCCACCTGCCGGACGCCAGCCTGGAGCGGGTCTTCATCCTGTTCCCCGACCCCTGGCCCAAGGCGCGCCACCACAAGCGGCGCATCCTGCAGCCCGAGGTGCTGGAAGACCTGGCCCGGGTGCTGAAGCCGGGCGGGCGCCTGCGCTTCGCCACCGACGTGGCGGGCTATGCCGACTGGGCGCTGGAACGCGTCCTGGCCTCGCCCCACTTCGAATGGCAGGCGGAGCGGGCCGACGACTGGCGTACGCCGCCCGCCGACCACATCACCACCCGCTATGAGGAAAAGCGCCTGGGCGACTGCGCCCCGGTGTTCTTCGACTTCGTTCGCAAATAG
- the rimP gene encoding ribosome maturation factor RimP codes for MRGKTAEDQKLLELLDPVAEAAGYEIVRLRLMGGEHARRLQIMAETPDGEMVVEDCARLSRAISEIMDAADPISGEYTLEVSSPGVDRPLTRLKDFANYEGHEARIELDRVAEGRKRFRGVLAGVEDENIAIDLEGEEATALVPFAWVVEAKLILTDALMKRGAEERAARLVGDDPQQETSE; via the coding sequence ATGCGTGGCAAGACCGCAGAGGATCAAAAGCTCCTGGAGCTGCTCGACCCCGTGGCCGAAGCCGCCGGCTATGAGATCGTGCGCCTGCGCCTGATGGGCGGCGAGCACGCCCGGCGCCTGCAGATCATGGCCGAGACGCCCGACGGCGAGATGGTGGTCGAGGACTGCGCGCGGCTCAGCCGGGCCATCTCCGAGATCATGGACGCCGCCGACCCGATCTCCGGGGAGTATACGCTGGAGGTCTCCTCGCCTGGGGTCGACCGGCCGCTGACCCGGCTGAAGGACTTCGCCAACTATGAGGGCCACGAGGCCCGCATCGAACTCGACCGCGTGGCCGAGGGACGCAAGCGCTTCCGCGGCGTCCTGGCCGGGGTGGAAGACGAGAACATCGCCATCGACCTGGAAGGGGAGGAGGCGACCGCCCTGGTCCCCTTCGCCTGGGTGGTCGAGGCCAAGCTGATCCTGACCGATGCGCTGATGAAGCGCGGCGCCGAAGAGCGCGCCGCCCGCCTCGTCGGCGACGACCCGCAACAAGAGACCTCCGAATAA
- the metK gene encoding methionine adenosyltransferase: MSRSSYIFTSESVSEGHPDKVADRISDTVVDAFLAAEPEARVACETLVTTNRIVLAGEVRAGKPGSSKAESKQLTKDILASLEPKVRAAVKDIGYAQKGFHWEKARFQNYLHAQSADIAVGVDSTDKKEEGAGDQGIMFGYACDETPALMPATLQFSHDILRRLAEVRHSGECEALEPDAKSQVTVLYQDGRPVEILQIVVSTQHKKKIGDLGANSKRIQALIKPYVESVLPAGLLTKKTKWHVNPTGRFLIGGPDGDAGITGRKIIVDTYGGASPHGGGAFSGKDPTKVDRSAAYACRYLAKNVVASGLARKCTIQISYAIGVANPLSFYVDLHGTGEVDPTKLELALPQMIGGATPRAIREHLGLNRPIYARTAAYGHFGRQPDNEGGFSWEKTDLVDQLKGLA; encoded by the coding sequence TTGAGCCGTTCCTCCTATATCTTCACCAGCGAAAGCGTGTCCGAAGGCCATCCGGACAAGGTGGCCGACCGCATCTCCGATACGGTCGTGGACGCCTTCCTGGCCGCCGAGCCCGAGGCTCGGGTGGCCTGCGAGACCCTGGTGACCACGAACCGCATCGTGCTGGCCGGGGAAGTGCGCGCCGGCAAGCCGGGCAGCTCCAAGGCCGAGAGCAAGCAGCTCACCAAGGACATCCTGGCCAGCCTGGAGCCCAAGGTCCGCGCCGCGGTGAAGGACATTGGCTATGCCCAGAAGGGCTTCCACTGGGAAAAGGCCAGGTTCCAGAACTACCTGCACGCCCAGTCGGCCGACATCGCCGTGGGCGTGGACTCGACCGACAAGAAGGAAGAGGGCGCCGGCGACCAGGGCATCATGTTCGGCTACGCCTGCGACGAGACCCCGGCCCTGATGCCGGCCACCCTGCAGTTCTCCCACGACATCCTGCGCCGTCTGGCCGAGGTCCGTCACTCAGGCGAGTGCGAGGCCCTGGAGCCCGACGCCAAGAGCCAGGTGACCGTGCTCTATCAGGACGGCCGGCCGGTCGAGATCCTGCAGATCGTGGTCTCCACCCAGCACAAGAAGAAGATCGGCGACCTCGGGGCCAATTCGAAGCGCATCCAGGCGCTGATCAAGCCCTATGTGGAAAGCGTCCTGCCCGCCGGTCTGCTGACCAAGAAGACCAAGTGGCACGTCAACCCGACCGGCCGTTTCCTGATCGGCGGCCCGGACGGCGACGCCGGCATCACCGGCCGCAAGATCATCGTCGACACCTATGGCGGCGCCTCGCCGCACGGCGGCGGCGCGTTCTCCGGCAAGGACCCGACCAAGGTCGACCGCTCGGCGGCCTACGCCTGCCGCTACCTGGCCAAGAACGTCGTGGCCTCGGGCCTGGCGCGTAAGTGCACCATCCAGATCAGCTACGCCATCGGCGTCGCCAACCCGCTCAGCTTCTATGTGGACCTGCACGGCACCGGCGAGGTCGATCCGACCAAGCTGGAGCTCGCCCTGCCGCAGATGATCGGCGGCGCCACGCCGCGCGCCATCCGTGAGCACCTCGGGCTCAACCGCCCGATCTACGCCCGCACCGCGGCCTATGGCCATTTCGGCCGCCAGCCGGACAACGAAGGCGGCTTCTCCTGGGAAAAGACCGACCTGGTCGACCAGCTGAAGGGCCTGGCCTGA